One Brevibacterium spongiae DNA segment encodes these proteins:
- the proB gene encoding glutamate 5-kinase codes for MSATPQASGVASAAREDIATARRIVVKVGSSSLTTIDGGLDEAKLIALTDVIGAHRAAGHEVILVSSGAIAAGLDPMGLNRRPRDLATQQAAAGVGQGLLMAAYARALGRYDLVPGQVLLSADDLIRRTQYKNAQRAIDKLLALGTLPIVNENDAVATEEIRFGDNDRLAALVAHLSHADALVLLSDVDALYSGPPDLPCSHLIGRVHGPGDLADIAIGGVGSAGTGTGGMATKVDAAIMVADSGIPAVLTSAPRVASVLAGEEVGTYFAVTHRRRGTRLLWLRHLARTFGSVTIDRGAERAVLSRGTSLLAAGVTSSEGDFEAGDPVEIRNVDGEVIARGMTNFSSAELPLMFGSTTEELGTRLGNDYRKEVIHRNDLVLTQVSGGR; via the coding sequence GTGAGCGCCACGCCGCAGGCCAGCGGTGTTGCATCCGCAGCCCGTGAGGATATCGCCACCGCTCGGCGTATCGTCGTCAAGGTCGGTTCGTCGTCCCTGACGACCATCGACGGCGGTCTCGACGAAGCCAAGCTCATTGCGCTCACCGATGTCATCGGAGCCCATCGGGCCGCCGGGCACGAGGTGATCCTCGTGTCCTCGGGCGCGATCGCCGCCGGGCTCGATCCGATGGGGTTGAACAGACGGCCCCGGGACCTCGCTACCCAGCAGGCAGCAGCCGGTGTCGGACAGGGACTGCTCATGGCCGCGTACGCCCGTGCGCTGGGTCGCTACGACCTCGTTCCCGGACAGGTGCTGCTGTCCGCCGACGACCTCATCCGCCGGACTCAGTACAAGAACGCCCAACGCGCCATCGACAAACTCCTCGCCCTGGGCACCCTGCCCATCGTCAACGAGAACGATGCCGTGGCGACAGAGGAGATCCGCTTCGGCGACAACGACCGGCTCGCGGCTCTCGTCGCGCACCTGTCCCACGCGGATGCCCTCGTCCTCCTCTCCGACGTCGATGCTCTCTACTCGGGTCCTCCGGACCTGCCCTGCTCTCATCTCATCGGCCGGGTGCACGGACCCGGCGATCTTGCAGACATCGCCATCGGCGGGGTCGGATCCGCCGGGACCGGCACCGGCGGGATGGCCACTAAGGTCGATGCCGCGATCATGGTCGCCGACTCCGGCATTCCCGCGGTCCTGACATCGGCACCGCGGGTCGCCTCGGTGCTGGCGGGGGAGGAGGTCGGCACATACTTCGCAGTCACCCATCGCCGGCGCGGCACCCGGCTGCTGTGGCTGCGCCATCTGGCGCGGACCTTCGGCTCGGTGACCATCGATCGGGGAGCTGAGCGAGCTGTGCTCTCCCGGGGCACGTCGCTGCTCGCGGCCGGCGTCACCTCCAGCGAAGGAGACTTCGAAGCCGGTGACCCCGTCGAGATCCGCAACGTCGACGGCGAGGTCATCGCCCGGGGGATGACGAACTTCTCATCCGCGGAGCTGCCGCTGATGTTCGGGTCCACAACCGAGGAACTTGGCACCCGTCTGGGAAATGATTACCGTAAAGAGGTCATCCATCGTAACGATCTCGTTCTCACACAGGTGAGCGGGGGGAGATAG
- a CDS encoding glutamate-5-semialdehyde dehydrogenase, which translates to MSAAAEIHPKTVRGVTRIARNAKAASSFLATTSTTGKDAALQAIAEALRTHTDRIVKANDADIAAGTESGMSDSLLDRLRLDADRIAAIADSVEAVIDLPDPVGDVVLGRTLPNSIRLTQTRVPMGVIGAIYEARPNVTVDIAVLALKSGNATVLRGGSAAQNTNTELISILRSAIESTGLPADTVNGIDQYGREGANVLMHARDFVDLLIPRGGAELINMVVQESIVPVIETGVGNVHMFIDSTATVKTAVDLVVNSKTQRPSVCNSLETLLVHEKAAKRVLPKILERLDQAGVIVHADSDVSALAPSSMKVRRVSRRDWAKEYLGLEIAIKLVSGIEEAIDHIRAYSSGHTEVIVTKDLDNADTFVAAIDAAAVGVNVSTRFTDGGEFGFGAEVGISTQKLHARGPMGLEQLTTTKWVMMGNGQIRS; encoded by the coding sequence ATGAGCGCTGCAGCCGAGATCCACCCCAAGACCGTGCGCGGCGTGACCCGGATCGCGCGCAACGCCAAAGCTGCCTCGAGTTTCCTGGCCACGACGTCGACGACCGGCAAGGACGCCGCCCTGCAGGCCATCGCCGAGGCGCTGCGGACGCACACTGACCGCATCGTCAAAGCCAACGACGCCGACATCGCCGCCGGCACCGAGAGCGGGATGAGCGATTCGCTGCTGGACCGTCTGCGCCTCGACGCCGATCGCATCGCCGCGATCGCCGACTCTGTCGAAGCCGTCATCGATCTGCCCGATCCCGTCGGCGACGTCGTCCTCGGTCGGACCCTGCCCAACAGCATCAGACTCACCCAGACGCGAGTGCCGATGGGAGTCATCGGCGCCATCTACGAAGCCCGTCCGAACGTCACCGTCGACATCGCCGTGCTCGCACTGAAGTCCGGCAACGCCACGGTGCTGCGTGGAGGCTCGGCGGCACAGAATACGAACACGGAGCTGATCTCCATCCTCCGCAGCGCCATCGAGTCGACGGGACTGCCTGCTGACACGGTCAACGGCATCGACCAGTACGGCCGGGAGGGAGCGAACGTGCTCATGCACGCCCGTGACTTCGTTGATCTCCTCATTCCCCGAGGCGGCGCCGAACTCATCAACATGGTCGTGCAGGAATCGATCGTGCCCGTCATCGAGACCGGGGTGGGCAATGTCCATATGTTCATCGATTCCACGGCCACGGTGAAGACTGCCGTGGACCTTGTGGTCAACTCGAAGACACAGCGTCCCAGCGTCTGCAACTCCCTCGAAACGCTGCTCGTCCACGAGAAGGCCGCCAAACGCGTGCTGCCGAAGATCCTCGAACGCCTCGACCAGGCCGGCGTCATCGTCCACGCCGACTCGGACGTCTCGGCTCTGGCGCCCTCCTCGATGAAGGTGCGTCGAGTCTCACGCCGGGACTGGGCCAAGGAATACCTCGGACTGGAGATCGCGATCAAACTCGTCTCCGGCATCGAAGAGGCGATCGATCACATCCGGGCCTACAGCTCCGGTCACACCGAAGTCATCGTGACGAAGGACCTCGACAACGCCGACACCTTCGTCGCCGCCATCGACGCCGCAGCAGTGGGAGTCAACGTCTCGACTCGATTCACCGATGGGGGAGAATTCGGCTTCGGGGCGGAGGTCGGAATCTCGACGCAGAAGCTGCATGCTCGCGGCCCGATGGGACTCGAACAGCTGACGACCACCAAGTGGGTGATGATGGGCAACGGTCAGATCCGGTCCTGA
- the obgE gene encoding GTPase ObgE has protein sequence MATEFVDRVTVHLAAGDGGNGCASIRREKFKPLGGPDGADGGNGGNIIFRVDRQTTTLLPLHHRPHLRAEGGGIGKGDLRHGADGKDLIIEVPEGTVVKDSGGSVIVDLVEDGTEFTAAAGGRGGLGNAALASTKRKAPGFALLGEPGETLSLVLELKTIADIAFVGYPSAGKSSLIAALSAAKPKIADYPFTTLVPNLGVVQAGDTRYTVADVPGLIPGASEGKGLGLEFLRHVERCAGLVHVIDMATWEPDRDPVSDLTIIESELAAYAVDLDDGSGLLPLSERPKLVALNKVDIPDGSDLADIVRPDLEAAGYRVFEISAVSHAGLRELSFAMAELVVAERERRAEVEATPQRVVIRPKAVDDRGFEIRAERDAEGPLFRVLGDKPRRWVQQTDFGNDEAVGYLADRLDHLGVEEALFKAGAKPGDTIVVGGDDGVVFDWDPTTVGGAELLGSRGSDLRLEDDTRSTRKERKAAYHERMDAKAAVRAEFEQERLAERAQRESGARNEATPAPESGDSEK, from the coding sequence ATGGCCACCGAGTTCGTAGACCGCGTCACCGTTCATCTCGCCGCCGGCGATGGAGGGAACGGGTGCGCCTCGATCAGGCGTGAGAAGTTCAAACCGCTCGGCGGCCCCGATGGAGCCGACGGCGGGAACGGCGGCAACATCATCTTCCGAGTGGATCGCCAGACCACCACTCTGCTGCCGCTGCACCATCGTCCGCATCTGCGTGCTGAGGGCGGAGGAATCGGCAAGGGCGATCTTCGTCATGGAGCCGACGGCAAAGACCTCATCATCGAGGTGCCCGAAGGCACGGTCGTCAAGGACTCCGGCGGCAGCGTCATCGTCGACCTCGTCGAGGACGGCACCGAATTCACCGCAGCCGCCGGAGGGCGCGGAGGACTCGGCAACGCCGCCCTGGCCTCGACGAAGCGCAAAGCCCCGGGCTTCGCTCTCCTCGGGGAACCGGGAGAGACGCTGAGTCTGGTCCTCGAACTCAAGACCATCGCCGACATCGCCTTCGTCGGGTACCCGTCCGCCGGCAAGTCGAGTCTCATCGCCGCACTGTCCGCGGCGAAGCCGAAGATCGCCGACTACCCGTTCACCACCCTCGTGCCCAACCTCGGAGTGGTCCAGGCAGGCGACACCCGCTACACCGTCGCCGATGTGCCCGGACTCATCCCCGGCGCCTCCGAAGGCAAGGGGCTGGGGCTGGAATTCCTCCGTCACGTCGAACGCTGCGCGGGTCTCGTGCACGTCATCGATATGGCCACGTGGGAGCCCGATCGTGATCCGGTCTCCGACCTCACGATCATCGAGTCCGAACTCGCCGCCTATGCTGTCGACCTCGACGACGGCAGCGGACTGCTCCCGCTGTCCGAACGCCCCAAACTCGTGGCGCTGAACAAGGTCGACATTCCCGACGGAAGCGATCTCGCCGACATTGTGCGTCCCGATCTCGAAGCCGCCGGCTACCGAGTCTTCGAGATCTCCGCGGTCAGCCACGCCGGACTTCGCGAGCTCTCCTTCGCCATGGCCGAACTCGTGGTGGCAGAACGTGAACGCCGAGCCGAAGTCGAAGCCACACCGCAGCGTGTGGTGATCCGTCCGAAGGCCGTGGACGATCGCGGATTCGAGATCCGTGCCGAACGCGACGCGGAGGGACCCCTGTTCCGGGTCCTCGGCGACAAGCCCCGTCGCTGGGTGCAGCAGACGGACTTCGGCAATGATGAGGCCGTCGGCTATCTCGCCGATCGTCTCGATCATCTCGGCGTCGAGGAGGCGCTGTTCAAGGCCGGGGCGAAACCCGGCGACACCATCGTCGTCGGCGGAGACGACGGAGTCGTCTTCGACTGGGATCCGACCACCGTCGGCGGTGCCGAGCTGCTCGGTTCGCGCGGTTCGGACCTCCGTCTGGAAGACGACACGCGGTCCACTCGCAAGGAGCGCAAGGCCGCCTATCACGAACGGATGGACGCGAAGGCCGCAGTCCGCGCCGAATTCGAGCAGGAGCGCCTCGCCGAGCGTGCCCAGCGTGAGAGTGGTGCACGAAACGAGGCGACGCCGGCTCCCGAGTCGGGAGACAGCGAGAAGTGA